In the Caballeronia sp. NK8 genome, CGAAAATCGCGCGTTTTCACGTCATCAGCATACCCTTTCCTTACGATGGCCCTTTCTCTCGACGACATCCGGCATCTCTTCGATCAGCACGGCTCGATCGCCTATAGCGGCGAGCCGGTGACGCAGTTGCAGCATGCGCTGCAAAGCGCGACGCTCGCCGAGCAGGCAGGCGCAAGCCGCGAACTCATCGTCGCCGCGTTGCTGCACGATCTCGGGCATTTGCTGAACCTGCAGGGCGAAACGCCGACCGAACGCGACGTCGATGATCTGCATCAGTATTTCGCGCTGCCATTCCTGCGCCCGCTATTTTCCCCCGCCGTGCTCGAACCGATTCGCCTGCATGTCGATGCGAAGCGCTGCCTGTGCGCGATCGATCCGTCGTATCACGCGCGGCTATCGGCGGATTCGGTACGCAGCCTGCGCCTGCAAGGCGGCATGTTCGACGATGAAGCCGCGCGAGCCTTTCTCGCCAAGCCCTACGCGCAGGACGCCATCGCGTTGCGACGCTGGGACGACGAAGCGAAAGACGCGCAGCGCGTCACGCCCGGGCTGGCCTATTTCATGGAGATGGCGGCAAGCGTCGCGCTCACGCGTGCCTGAGCGCGCACGCGCTGTATCGCGCTAGACTGTGCGCCATGCAACCATCCCCAGTTCAGCACGCCTTGCAGCAAGCCTTCAGCACCCGAGCGAGCGCGGCATCGTGAAAGGCGGCAACTTCCGGATCACCGCCGCCGTCATAGCCAGCGC is a window encoding:
- a CDS encoding phosphonate degradation HD-domain oxygenase, whose product is MALSLDDIRHLFDQHGSIAYSGEPVTQLQHALQSATLAEQAGASRELIVAALLHDLGHLLNLQGETPTERDVDDLHQYFALPFLRPLFSPAVLEPIRLHVDAKRCLCAIDPSYHARLSADSVRSLRLQGGMFDDEAARAFLAKPYAQDAIALRRWDDEAKDAQRVTPGLAYFMEMAASVALTRA